One window of the Perca flavescens isolate YP-PL-M2 chromosome 5, PFLA_1.0, whole genome shotgun sequence genome contains the following:
- the trpv4 gene encoding transient receptor potential cation channel subfamily V member 4 isoform X1, with translation MNEGRSALLRRCHLALSKADTLSSVPARAALSVDTDDDGAAQPGSDAAFSPSELSHLFENEDGLPSTQDTSQDSGPELVQPGQPADGRHNLRMKFQGAFMKGISTPMDLFESTIYESNVVPGPKKAPMDSLFDYGTYRNTSNHKRRRKKLPRGKTETESCDDGQSSDPPKVMKIFNRTLLFEGVSHADPEALEGLLEYLQSHNKRLTDEEFKELSTGKTCLPKALLNLYGRQNVTIPLLVDIAEKTGNLREFINTPFRDVYYRGQTALHIAIERRCKQYVELLVEKGADVHAQARGRFFQPRDEGGYFYFGELPLSLAACTNQPDIVHYLTENPHKKADLRRQDSRGNTVLHALVHIADNTKDNTRFLTKMYDLLLIKSAKLYPDCSLETVFNNDGMSPLMMAAKLGKIGVFQHIIRREIKDEEVRHLSRKFKDWAYGPVYSSLYDLSSLDTCGEEPSVLEILVYNSRNENRHEMLAVEPINELLRAKWQKFAAVTFYISVVSYLITMIIFTLVAYYRPTQGTPPYPYTTSFDYLRMAGEIITLASGIFFFLTNIKDLFLKKCPGVKSLFIDGSFQLLYFIYSVLIVVTAALYLSGIKAYVAVMVFALVLGWMNTLYFTRGLKLTGTYSIMIQKILFKDLFRFLLVYVLFMIGYASALVSLLTACPPPGTECQGGCPTYPNCRDQNTFSVFLLDLFKLTIGMGDLDMIQSAQYPAVFLILLVTYIILTFVLLLNMLIALMGETVGQVSKESKKIWKLQWATTILDIERSFPVCLRKSFRAGEMVTVGKSWDGTPDRRWCFRVDEVNWCHWNQNLAIINEDPGKNETCQANGLQQSVRGLRRDRWSTVVPRVVELNKSPRPRDLAIEMEPLAPRH, from the exons ATGAATGAG GGTCGTTCCGCTCTCCTCAGAAGGTGCCACCTTGCCTTGTCCAAGGCCGACACCCTCAGCTCTGTTCCTGCCAGAGCTGCTCTCTCTGTGGACACAGACGATGACGGGGCCGCTCAGCCTGGGAGCGATGCAGCGTTCAGCCCGTCTGAGCTCTCACACCTGTTTGAGAACGAGGATGGCTTGCCGTCAACTCAGGACACGAGTCAGGATTCAGGCCCGGAGCTGGTTCAGCCCGGCCAGCCCGCGGACGGCAGACACAACCTGCGGATGAAGTTCCAGGGTGCTTTCATGAAGGGCATTTCCACCCCAATGGACCTATTTGAATCCACCATATACGAGTCAAATGTGGTTCCAGGCCCCAAGAAAGCACCCATGGACTCGCTCTTTGACTACGGTACCTACAGGAACACCAGCAACCACAAGCGACGCAGGAAGAAGCTCCCAAGAGG TAAAACTGAGACGGAGTCCTGTGATGATGGTCAAAGCTCAGACCCACCAAAAGTAATGAAAATATTCAACCGCACTCTCCTCTTCGAAGGCGTGTCACATGCAGACCCAGAGGCCCTCGAGGGCCTGTTGGAGTACCTGCAAAGTCACAATAAGAGGTTAACTGATGAGGAGTTCAAAG AGCTGTCCACGGGTAAGACATGTCTGCCCAAAGCCCTTTTGAACCTTTACGGTAGGCAGAACGTCACCATCCCACTGCTGGTGGACATAGCAGAGAAGACCGGAAACCTCAGAGAGTTCATCAATACGCCCTTCAGGGACGTCTACTACAGAG GCCAGACAGCTCTCCACATTGCCATTGAGCGACGCTGTAAGCAGTATGTGGAGCTGCTGGTGGAGAAGGGAGCTGATGTTCACGCCCAGGCGAGGGGACGCTTCTTCCAGCCCAGAGACGAGGGgggctacttttactttg GTGAGTTGCCTCTCTCACTGGCTGCATGCACTAACCAGCCTGACATAGTGCACTACCTGACTGAGAATCCACACAAGAAGGCCGACCTGCGGCGCCAGGATTCACGTGGAAACACGGTGCTGCACGCCCTAGTGCACATTGCGGACAACACCAAGGACAACACACGTTTCCTCACAAAGATGTACGACCTGCTGCTAATCAAGAGTGCCAAGCTTTACCCCGACTGCAGCCTGGAGACGGTGTTTAACAACGATGGCATGTCACCCCTCATGATGGCCGCCAAGCTGGGCAAGATCGGG GTTTTTCAGCACATTATCAGGCGTGAGATCAAAGATGAGGAAGTTCGTCATCTGTCACGTAAGTTTAAGGACTGGGCATATGGGCCAGTGTACTCATCCCTCTATGACCTGTCTTCACTGGATACATGTGGCGAGGAACCGTCTGTGCTGGAAATCCTGGTCTATAACAGCCGCAATGAG AACCGCCATGAGATGCTGGCAGTGGAGCCTATCAATGAGCTGTTGAGGGCCAAATGGCAGAAGTTTGCTGCTGTCACCTTTTACATCAGTGTGGTTTCCTACCTCATCACCATGATCATCTTCACCCTAGTGGCCTATTATCGCCCAACGCAGGGAACG CCTCCATACCCTTACACCACATCCTTTGACTACCTGCGTATGGCGGGAGAAATCATCACCTTAGCATCAGGAATCTTCTTCTTCCTCACCAAT ATTAAGGACCTCTTCTTGAAAAAGTGCCCTGGGGTTAAGTCTTTATTTATTGATGGATCCTTTCAACTGCTGTA CTTCATCTACTCTGTGCTGATTGTAGTCACAGCTGCTCTCTACCTGTCTGGCATTAAGGCCTATGTGGCTGTGATGGTGTTTGCACTTGTCCTGGGCTGGATGAACACTCTTTACTTCACCAGAGGCCTGAAGCTCACTGGCACCTACAGTATCATGATACAGAAG ATTCTTTTCAAAGACCTTTTCAGATTTCTGCTGGTGTACGTGCTCTTCATGATTGGATATGCATCAG CCCTGGTGTCCCTGCTGACAGCATGTCCTCCACCGGGCACAGAGTGTCAAGGGGGCTGCCCCACCTACCCTAACTGCAGGGACCAAAACACCTTCAGTGTTTTCCTGCTGGACCTCTTTAAGCTGACCATTGGGATGGGAGACCTGGACATGATCCAGAGTGCACAGTATCCTGCAGTCTTCCTCATCCTGTTGGTTACCTACATCATCCTCACCTTTGTCCTGCTGCTGAACATGTTGATCGCTTTGATGGGGGAGACAGTGGGACAGGTGTCAAAAGAGAGCAAGAAGATCTGGAAGCTTCAG TGGGCAACGACCATCTTGGACATTGAGCGCTCTTTTCCAGTCTGCCTTCGGAAGTCTTTTAGAGCCGGGGAGATGGTGACTGTGGGGAAGAGCTGGGATGGCACACCTGACCGACGCTGGTGCTTCAG AGTGGATGAGGTGAACTGGTGCCACTGGAATCAGAACCTGGCGATAATCAACGAGGATCCAGGCAAGAATGAGACATGCCAAGCCAACGGGTTGCAGCAGAGCGTCAGAGGCTTGCGGAGAG ACCGCTGGTCTACAGTGGTTCCGCGGGTGGTGGAGTTGAATAAGAGTCCGCGGCCTCGTGATCTGGCGATAGAGATGGAGCCGCTGGCGCCCAGGCACTGA
- the trpv4 gene encoding transient receptor potential cation channel subfamily V member 4 isoform X2 has translation MKIFNRTLLFEGVSHADPEALEGLLEYLQSHNKRLTDEEFKELSTGKTCLPKALLNLYGRQNVTIPLLVDIAEKTGNLREFINTPFRDVYYRGQTALHIAIERRCKQYVELLVEKGADVHAQARGRFFQPRDEGGYFYFGELPLSLAACTNQPDIVHYLTENPHKKADLRRQDSRGNTVLHALVHIADNTKDNTRFLTKMYDLLLIKSAKLYPDCSLETVFNNDGMSPLMMAAKLGKIGVFQHIIRREIKDEEVRHLSRKFKDWAYGPVYSSLYDLSSLDTCGEEPSVLEILVYNSRNENRHEMLAVEPINELLRAKWQKFAAVTFYISVVSYLITMIIFTLVAYYRPTQGTPPYPYTTSFDYLRMAGEIITLASGIFFFLTNIKDLFLKKCPGVKSLFIDGSFQLLYFIYSVLIVVTAALYLSGIKAYVAVMVFALVLGWMNTLYFTRGLKLTGTYSIMIQKILFKDLFRFLLVYVLFMIGYASALVSLLTACPPPGTECQGGCPTYPNCRDQNTFSVFLLDLFKLTIGMGDLDMIQSAQYPAVFLILLVTYIILTFVLLLNMLIALMGETVGQVSKESKKIWKLQWATTILDIERSFPVCLRKSFRAGEMVTVGKSWDGTPDRRWCFRVDEVNWCHWNQNLAIINEDPGKNETCQANGLQQSVRGLRRDRWSTVVPRVVELNKSPRPRDLAIEMEPLAPRH, from the exons ATGAAAATATTCAACCGCACTCTCCTCTTCGAAGGCGTGTCACATGCAGACCCAGAGGCCCTCGAGGGCCTGTTGGAGTACCTGCAAAGTCACAATAAGAGGTTAACTGATGAGGAGTTCAAAG AGCTGTCCACGGGTAAGACATGTCTGCCCAAAGCCCTTTTGAACCTTTACGGTAGGCAGAACGTCACCATCCCACTGCTGGTGGACATAGCAGAGAAGACCGGAAACCTCAGAGAGTTCATCAATACGCCCTTCAGGGACGTCTACTACAGAG GCCAGACAGCTCTCCACATTGCCATTGAGCGACGCTGTAAGCAGTATGTGGAGCTGCTGGTGGAGAAGGGAGCTGATGTTCACGCCCAGGCGAGGGGACGCTTCTTCCAGCCCAGAGACGAGGGgggctacttttactttg GTGAGTTGCCTCTCTCACTGGCTGCATGCACTAACCAGCCTGACATAGTGCACTACCTGACTGAGAATCCACACAAGAAGGCCGACCTGCGGCGCCAGGATTCACGTGGAAACACGGTGCTGCACGCCCTAGTGCACATTGCGGACAACACCAAGGACAACACACGTTTCCTCACAAAGATGTACGACCTGCTGCTAATCAAGAGTGCCAAGCTTTACCCCGACTGCAGCCTGGAGACGGTGTTTAACAACGATGGCATGTCACCCCTCATGATGGCCGCCAAGCTGGGCAAGATCGGG GTTTTTCAGCACATTATCAGGCGTGAGATCAAAGATGAGGAAGTTCGTCATCTGTCACGTAAGTTTAAGGACTGGGCATATGGGCCAGTGTACTCATCCCTCTATGACCTGTCTTCACTGGATACATGTGGCGAGGAACCGTCTGTGCTGGAAATCCTGGTCTATAACAGCCGCAATGAG AACCGCCATGAGATGCTGGCAGTGGAGCCTATCAATGAGCTGTTGAGGGCCAAATGGCAGAAGTTTGCTGCTGTCACCTTTTACATCAGTGTGGTTTCCTACCTCATCACCATGATCATCTTCACCCTAGTGGCCTATTATCGCCCAACGCAGGGAACG CCTCCATACCCTTACACCACATCCTTTGACTACCTGCGTATGGCGGGAGAAATCATCACCTTAGCATCAGGAATCTTCTTCTTCCTCACCAAT ATTAAGGACCTCTTCTTGAAAAAGTGCCCTGGGGTTAAGTCTTTATTTATTGATGGATCCTTTCAACTGCTGTA CTTCATCTACTCTGTGCTGATTGTAGTCACAGCTGCTCTCTACCTGTCTGGCATTAAGGCCTATGTGGCTGTGATGGTGTTTGCACTTGTCCTGGGCTGGATGAACACTCTTTACTTCACCAGAGGCCTGAAGCTCACTGGCACCTACAGTATCATGATACAGAAG ATTCTTTTCAAAGACCTTTTCAGATTTCTGCTGGTGTACGTGCTCTTCATGATTGGATATGCATCAG CCCTGGTGTCCCTGCTGACAGCATGTCCTCCACCGGGCACAGAGTGTCAAGGGGGCTGCCCCACCTACCCTAACTGCAGGGACCAAAACACCTTCAGTGTTTTCCTGCTGGACCTCTTTAAGCTGACCATTGGGATGGGAGACCTGGACATGATCCAGAGTGCACAGTATCCTGCAGTCTTCCTCATCCTGTTGGTTACCTACATCATCCTCACCTTTGTCCTGCTGCTGAACATGTTGATCGCTTTGATGGGGGAGACAGTGGGACAGGTGTCAAAAGAGAGCAAGAAGATCTGGAAGCTTCAG TGGGCAACGACCATCTTGGACATTGAGCGCTCTTTTCCAGTCTGCCTTCGGAAGTCTTTTAGAGCCGGGGAGATGGTGACTGTGGGGAAGAGCTGGGATGGCACACCTGACCGACGCTGGTGCTTCAG AGTGGATGAGGTGAACTGGTGCCACTGGAATCAGAACCTGGCGATAATCAACGAGGATCCAGGCAAGAATGAGACATGCCAAGCCAACGGGTTGCAGCAGAGCGTCAGAGGCTTGCGGAGAG ACCGCTGGTCTACAGTGGTTCCGCGGGTGGTGGAGTTGAATAAGAGTCCGCGGCCTCGTGATCTGGCGATAGAGATGGAGCCGCTGGCGCCCAGGCACTGA
- the gltpa gene encoding glycolipid transfer protein isoform X1 has protein sequence MSRRLDITPLTWVQCRGKSVTGLEMALLMEHQFRQLPADRQVETRPFLEAVSYLPPFFDCLGSTIFAPIKADISGNITKIKAVFDTNPGRFKTLQQIVEAEKEMHGAEWPKAGATLALMWLKRGLRFIQVFLQSLVDGEKDDSNPNLIRVNVTKAYEIALKRYHGWFVQQLFKAALFAAPYKTDFLKALSKGRDIKEEECLEKIRKFLINFTPTVDAIYEMYNKLNADLDYTV, from the exons ATGAGCCGTCGGCTGGATATTACGCCACTTACCTGGGTTCAATGtag AGGTAAGAGTGTGACTGGACTAGAGATGGCTCTGCTAATGGAGCACCAGTTCAGACAGCTGCCAGCTGACAGACAGGTGGAAACAAGACCGTTTCTGGAGGCTGTGTCATACCTTCCACCGTTTTTTG ACTGCCTTGGCTCTACTatttttgcaccaataaaagcAGATATATCTGGTAACATCACA AAAATCAAGGCGGTTTTCGATACCAACCCAGGGCGGTTCAAGACACTCCAGCAGATTGTGGAGGCAGAGAAGGAAATGCATGGAGCAGAATGGCCCAAAGCTGGAGCGACGCTGGCACTTATGTGGCTAAAAAG GGGTCTACGATTTATTCAAGTGTTCCTACAGAGCCTAGTGGATGGTGAAAAGGATGATAGCAACCCAAACCTCATTCGAGTCAATGTCACCAAGGCCTATGAAATAGCCCTGAAAAGATATCATGGCTGGTTCGTGCAACAGCTCTTCAAG GCAGCTCTTTTCGCTGCTCCATATAAGACGGATTTCTTGAAGGCCCTCTCCAAGGGTCGGGACATCAAGGAAGAGGAATGCTTGGAAAAAATCAGAAAATTTCTCATCAACTTCACTCCCACTGTTGATGCTATTTATGAGATGTACAATAAGCTGAATGCTGATCTTGATTATACAGTGTGA
- the gltpa gene encoding glycolipid transfer protein isoform X2 — protein MALLMEHQFRQLPADRQVETRPFLEAVSYLPPFFDCLGSTIFAPIKADISGNITKIKAVFDTNPGRFKTLQQIVEAEKEMHGAEWPKAGATLALMWLKRGLRFIQVFLQSLVDGEKDDSNPNLIRVNVTKAYEIALKRYHGWFVQQLFKAALFAAPYKTDFLKALSKGRDIKEEECLEKIRKFLINFTPTVDAIYEMYNKLNADLDYTV, from the exons ATGGCTCTGCTAATGGAGCACCAGTTCAGACAGCTGCCAGCTGACAGACAGGTGGAAACAAGACCGTTTCTGGAGGCTGTGTCATACCTTCCACCGTTTTTTG ACTGCCTTGGCTCTACTatttttgcaccaataaaagcAGATATATCTGGTAACATCACA AAAATCAAGGCGGTTTTCGATACCAACCCAGGGCGGTTCAAGACACTCCAGCAGATTGTGGAGGCAGAGAAGGAAATGCATGGAGCAGAATGGCCCAAAGCTGGAGCGACGCTGGCACTTATGTGGCTAAAAAG GGGTCTACGATTTATTCAAGTGTTCCTACAGAGCCTAGTGGATGGTGAAAAGGATGATAGCAACCCAAACCTCATTCGAGTCAATGTCACCAAGGCCTATGAAATAGCCCTGAAAAGATATCATGGCTGGTTCGTGCAACAGCTCTTCAAG GCAGCTCTTTTCGCTGCTCCATATAAGACGGATTTCTTGAAGGCCCTCTCCAAGGGTCGGGACATCAAGGAAGAGGAATGCTTGGAAAAAATCAGAAAATTTCTCATCAACTTCACTCCCACTGTTGATGCTATTTATGAGATGTACAATAAGCTGAATGCTGATCTTGATTATACAGTGTGA